In Paraburkholderia sprentiae WSM5005, a genomic segment contains:
- a CDS encoding acid phosphatase, whose protein sequence is MTDHDPHLPPKLDNPDSIDRANDTPDDPERRRVLSGLAAVGLGLALTGCKTGEGLAGNGPPRSAADLRLDAALHDQVKNIVVIYAENRSFANLYGNYPGVQHPLDSVTAEQYVQFDRDGKTPLPRLPAIWGGLVPQAQEVDGKRYMIGENDLDHLRNRPFGIVDAHGVPLPTGVITRDLVHRFYQNQMQINAGRNNQFAAWGDSGGLVMGHYRNSAETLRLWNLAQQYTLCDNFFMAAFGGSWLNHIFLISAQAPYYPDVHNSPAKKMVSVLEGDDPTGTRLKLAPNSPASALDGPPKFVNDGAFTADGYAVNTMAPPYQPSSVRPAEGGDPAFADLSDPRVMPPQHYATIGDRLTGKGIDWAWYSGAWQYALDHRDTGAMPDFQYHHQPFNYFANYAPGTAARRRYLHDGGMGNDASTNRLIADIDAGRLPTVTFYKPQGDLNMHAGYADVASGDRHIATLIEHIQRGPQWQNTVVIVTVDENGGWWDHVAPPIGDRWGPGSRVPALVISPLAKKGYVDHTVYDTNSILRFINRVHGLAPLDGVVARDKAFASNGLAPLGDLTASLDLA, encoded by the coding sequence ATGACCGACCACGATCCTCACCTGCCGCCGAAACTGGACAACCCCGATTCAATCGATCGCGCCAACGACACCCCCGACGACCCTGAACGCCGGCGCGTGCTGTCGGGTCTCGCGGCGGTCGGCCTCGGCCTCGCGCTCACCGGCTGCAAAACGGGCGAGGGACTGGCAGGCAACGGTCCGCCGCGCAGCGCCGCCGACTTGCGGCTCGACGCTGCACTGCACGATCAGGTGAAGAACATCGTGGTGATTTACGCGGAGAACCGCAGCTTCGCGAACCTCTACGGCAATTACCCGGGCGTCCAGCACCCGCTCGACTCGGTCACCGCCGAGCAATACGTCCAGTTCGACCGCGATGGCAAGACGCCGCTGCCACGGCTGCCGGCGATCTGGGGCGGCCTCGTGCCGCAAGCGCAGGAAGTGGACGGCAAGCGCTACATGATCGGCGAAAACGATCTCGATCATCTGCGCAACCGGCCGTTTGGCATCGTCGATGCGCACGGCGTGCCGCTGCCGACCGGCGTGATCACGCGCGACCTCGTGCATCGCTTCTATCAGAACCAGATGCAAATCAACGCGGGCCGCAACAATCAGTTCGCCGCGTGGGGCGATTCCGGCGGCCTTGTGATGGGGCATTACCGCAATTCCGCCGAGACGCTGCGCCTATGGAATCTCGCGCAGCAATACACGCTGTGCGACAACTTCTTCATGGCCGCTTTCGGCGGCTCGTGGCTGAACCACATCTTCCTGATTTCGGCGCAGGCGCCGTACTATCCGGACGTCCACAACAGTCCGGCGAAGAAGATGGTGTCGGTGCTAGAAGGCGACGATCCAACCGGCACCCGTTTGAAGCTCGCCCCTAACTCACCCGCGTCGGCGCTCGACGGTCCGCCGAAGTTCGTCAATGACGGCGCTTTCACGGCCGACGGCTACGCGGTCAACACGATGGCGCCGCCGTATCAGCCCAGCAGCGTGCGTCCGGCCGAGGGCGGCGACCCGGCTTTCGCGGATCTGTCGGACCCGCGCGTGATGCCGCCGCAGCATTACGCGACGATCGGCGACCGGCTGACCGGCAAGGGCATCGACTGGGCCTGGTACAGCGGCGCATGGCAATACGCGCTCGATCATCGCGATACGGGGGCGATGCCCGACTTTCAATACCACCATCAGCCGTTCAACTACTTCGCCAATTACGCGCCGGGCACCGCCGCGCGCCGCCGCTACCTGCACGACGGCGGCATGGGCAATGACGCGTCGACCAATCGCCTGATCGCCGACATCGATGCGGGACGTTTGCCGACCGTCACGTTCTACAAACCGCAAGGCGACCTGAATATGCACGCGGGCTACGCGGACGTCGCCTCGGGCGACCGTCACATCGCGACGCTGATCGAGCACATTCAGCGCGGCCCGCAATGGCAGAACACGGTCGTGATCGTCACCGTCGACGAGAACGGCGGCTGGTGGGATCACGTCGCGCCACCCATCGGCGATCGCTGGGGTCCGGGTTCGCGCGTTCCGGCGCTCGTGATCTCGCCGCTCGCGAAGAAGGGCTATGTCGATCACACGGTGTACGACACGAACTCGATTCTGCGTTTCATTAACCGTGTGCATGGACTCGCACCGCTCGATGGCGTGGTCGCGCGCGACAAGGCATTCGCAAGCAACGGACTGGCGCCGCTCGGCGATCTGACCGCTTCGCTCGATCTCGCTTGA
- a CDS encoding LysR family transcriptional regulator, whose product MEWSDVRIFLAIARTGTLGAAARLLHLSHPTIGRRLRALEDATGQVLFQRTAEGFVLTEEGTAILPLAEQMEDSALTMERRLAGEQQQLEGTLRVSSADWFGAYVLPPVIAEYSREYPHVEIEVLTGTRLFNLAQREADVAFRIVPFEGPDIVQRRLAQMRYGVYVAHASADPMEGDGTGNRLIAMDTSTGRFPDIEWLKNRFPNAGVVLQSNNRNVHAQMCGIGLGIAVLPRPVGDQVGTIRRLDLSEEPPRREIWMGYHRDLRRLHRLRAFVDLVIKHLAN is encoded by the coding sequence ATGGAATGGAGTGATGTCCGGATTTTTCTGGCGATAGCGCGCACTGGAACATTGGGTGCTGCTGCACGACTGTTGCACCTTAGCCATCCAACAATTGGGCGACGCCTTCGCGCGCTCGAGGACGCCACGGGACAAGTGCTCTTTCAGCGAACAGCGGAGGGCTTCGTGCTGACGGAGGAAGGCACCGCGATCCTGCCCCTCGCCGAGCAGATGGAGGACAGCGCGCTGACCATGGAGCGGCGGCTGGCTGGTGAACAGCAACAGCTGGAAGGAACGCTGAGGGTGTCATCGGCTGACTGGTTTGGCGCCTATGTCCTGCCGCCAGTGATTGCTGAATACTCGCGCGAATATCCGCATGTTGAGATCGAGGTCCTGACGGGAACACGCTTGTTCAACCTCGCGCAGCGTGAAGCGGACGTTGCCTTCCGTATTGTTCCATTCGAGGGACCCGATATCGTGCAAAGACGGTTGGCCCAGATGCGATATGGCGTCTACGTGGCTCACGCGAGCGCCGATCCGATGGAAGGTGACGGCACAGGGAACCGTTTAATCGCAATGGACACGTCGACTGGTCGCTTTCCTGATATCGAGTGGCTAAAAAATCGGTTCCCGAACGCTGGTGTCGTATTGCAGTCGAACAACCGTAATGTCCACGCCCAGATGTGTGGGATAGGTTTGGGCATTGCTGTACTGCCGCGGCCTGTCGGAGATCAGGTCGGTACCATTCGCAGGCTCGATCTGAGCGAAGAGCCACCGCGTCGCGAGATCTGGATGGGCTATCACCGCGATCTCCGGCGGCTACATCGTCTTCGCGCGTTCGTGGATCTCGTCATCAAACACCTGGCCAATTAG
- a CDS encoding TAXI family TRAP transporter solute-binding subunit: MTRRRRRLLIVGAIVLVAAFGWMLALVLEPAFQRTIVITSGADGGIYRGFADRYAPLLKREGIKLDIRSSSGSVENYQRLADPDSAYQVGFIQSGTTSPKDTDNLQTIAAVSYEPIWVFYRGDATIDRLSRLRGKRISMGVPGSGLLHVSQVLLGYSGITSRNSTLLQMDANAAYQGLESGQLDAAFFIGRPDADMQHTLLTSNLKLMSFAQADALVQKFPSLSKIVLPRASTSVADDLPRSDVTLLAATALLVSKDTLHPALVYLLLDAARTVHGGEDYFTPLGTFPNLNTEEFPISDESVRYFRSGRPFLYRYLPFWLASLIERRLLILVPFLALLIGLAQALPRMLEARMKKRLVVWYRAIKALEDDVWKNAQPSRAQIAQWSDEIESIDAHASQIRIPYRYFQDVYALKQAIGVVRDRIAHVAQKVQS; this comes from the coding sequence ATGACGCGCCGGCGGCGGCGTCTTCTGATCGTCGGCGCGATCGTGCTCGTCGCCGCGTTCGGCTGGATGCTCGCGCTTGTGCTCGAGCCCGCGTTCCAGCGCACGATCGTCATCACCTCCGGCGCGGACGGCGGCATTTATCGCGGCTTCGCCGATCGCTACGCGCCGCTGCTCAAGCGCGAAGGCATCAAGCTAGACATCCGTAGCTCGTCGGGCTCGGTCGAAAACTACCAGCGGCTCGCGGACCCGGACAGCGCCTATCAGGTCGGCTTCATCCAGTCGGGCACGACCAGCCCGAAAGACACGGACAATCTGCAAACCATCGCCGCCGTGTCGTACGAACCGATCTGGGTGTTCTATCGCGGCGACGCGACGATCGACCGGCTGTCGCGACTGCGGGGCAAGCGCATTTCCATGGGCGTGCCTGGCAGCGGGCTGCTCCACGTCTCGCAGGTGCTGCTCGGCTATAGCGGCATCACGAGTCGGAATTCGACGCTGCTGCAGATGGACGCGAACGCTGCATACCAGGGGCTCGAGAGCGGTCAGCTCGACGCGGCGTTCTTCATTGGCCGGCCCGACGCCGACATGCAGCACACGCTGCTCACCAGCAACCTGAAGCTCATGAGCTTCGCTCAGGCCGACGCCCTGGTGCAAAAATTCCCGTCGCTATCGAAGATCGTCTTGCCGCGCGCATCGACGAGCGTCGCCGACGACTTGCCGCGCAGTGACGTGACGCTGCTCGCGGCGACCGCATTGCTGGTGTCGAAGGACACGCTGCATCCGGCGCTCGTCTATCTGCTGCTCGACGCGGCGCGCACGGTGCACGGCGGCGAGGACTACTTCACGCCGCTCGGCACGTTCCCGAACCTGAACACCGAAGAATTCCCGATCTCCGACGAAAGCGTGCGCTATTTCAGATCGGGCCGGCCGTTTCTGTATCGCTACCTGCCGTTCTGGCTCGCGAGTCTGATCGAACGACGGCTGTTGATTCTGGTCCCGTTCCTGGCGCTGCTGATCGGCCTCGCGCAGGCGCTGCCGCGCATGCTTGAAGCGCGTATGAAGAAACGGCTCGTCGTCTGGTACCGGGCGATCAAGGCGCTCGAGGACGACGTGTGGAAGAACGCCCAGCCGTCTCGCGCGCAAATCGCGCAATGGAGCGACGAGATCGAGAGCATCGACGCGCACGCGAGCCAGATTCGCATTCCGTATCGCTACTTTCAGGATGTTTACGCACTGAAGCAGGCGATCGGCGTCGTGCGTGACCGGATAGCGCATGTGGCGCAGAAGGTGCAAAGCTGA
- a CDS encoding DUF3562 domain-containing protein: MSQPEPNVDEVVQSIAEETDTPAETVSRMYTDTLAEIRSEAHVFDYVPLFAAKKVRNELRDKHHRKH; the protein is encoded by the coding sequence ATGTCGCAGCCAGAGCCGAACGTAGATGAAGTCGTCCAAAGCATCGCCGAGGAAACCGACACGCCGGCTGAAACGGTGTCCCGCATGTACACCGATACGCTCGCGGAAATCCGCAGCGAGGCGCACGTGTTCGACTACGTGCCGCTGTTCGCCGCGAAGAAGGTCCGCAACGAACTGCGCGACAAGCATCATCGCAAGCACTGA
- a CDS encoding NAD(P)-dependent oxidoreductase, whose protein sequence is MGREIARNLVAAGHAVKAWNRSGGDVEGVRMVETPAQALQADMALTMLSDDSAIRNVLVDAKLLSQARSDLVHVVASTISVAFAQELVAIHRAAGVAYVAAPVLGRPDVAARGELNVLAAGAPGALKKVKPVLEVISKQVWEMGDEPPTAYAAKIACNMMITMAIEAMAEAVVLTETNGLSRERFFELILGTLFGSRPYQTYSGNIIRNEYQPGFKATLGLKDLRLAKEAATDAARVLPMLDVVHGRMRDAVNAGFGDRDWSAIAKFAIDHG, encoded by the coding sequence ATGGGCCGGGAAATTGCCCGCAATCTGGTCGCTGCCGGTCACGCCGTCAAAGCCTGGAACCGTTCAGGCGGGGATGTCGAAGGTGTACGCATGGTAGAGACGCCTGCGCAAGCGTTGCAGGCGGACATGGCCTTGACGATGCTGTCCGACGACTCTGCAATCCGCAACGTTCTGGTTGACGCGAAGTTGCTGTCCCAGGCGCGGTCAGACCTGGTGCATGTTGTAGCATCGACAATCTCCGTGGCGTTCGCGCAAGAACTGGTGGCGATTCATCGCGCGGCAGGCGTCGCCTATGTGGCTGCTCCAGTGCTCGGGCGGCCGGATGTCGCCGCTAGGGGCGAACTCAACGTTCTCGCCGCCGGCGCGCCCGGCGCTCTGAAAAAAGTCAAACCAGTGCTGGAAGTCATTAGCAAACAGGTTTGGGAGATGGGTGATGAACCGCCCACGGCCTATGCTGCGAAGATCGCCTGCAACATGATGATCACGATGGCAATTGAGGCGATGGCGGAAGCCGTCGTTCTAACGGAGACGAACGGACTTTCGCGAGAGCGCTTCTTTGAATTGATCCTGGGTACGCTGTTCGGCAGTCGTCCCTACCAGACCTATTCCGGCAATATCATCCGGAACGAATACCAACCTGGATTCAAGGCAACGCTTGGGCTCAAGGATCTTCGTCTGGCGAAGGAGGCCGCCACCGATGCGGCTCGCGTACTGCCGATGCTTGATGTCGTTCACGGCCGGATGCGGGACGCCGTGAACGCGGGTTTCGGTGATCGTGACTGGTCCGCAATTGCGAAGTTCGCAATCGATCACGGCTAA
- a CDS encoding DUF1987 domain-containing protein: MENLHIPATATSPEVDFRFDQHALSIKGESYPENAAAFYAPIIEQMRRYLAASAGAEITIDVALTYFNSSSTKMLFSIFDALDQAAESGSRVLMNWYRDEEDETIAEFGEELKSDFRAIEFTDRPIAHQGK; this comes from the coding sequence ATGGAAAACCTACACATCCCCGCGACCGCGACGTCGCCCGAAGTCGATTTTCGCTTCGACCAACATGCGTTGTCGATCAAGGGCGAGTCCTACCCCGAAAACGCGGCCGCTTTTTACGCGCCGATCATCGAGCAGATGCGCAGGTACCTCGCCGCGAGCGCCGGGGCCGAGATCACCATCGACGTCGCGCTGACTTACTTCAATAGCTCGAGCACCAAAATGCTGTTCAGCATCTTCGACGCGCTGGATCAGGCGGCGGAATCGGGAAGCCGCGTGTTGATGAACTGGTATCGCGACGAGGAAGACGAGACCATTGCCGAGTTCGGCGAAGAACTGAAATCCGATTTCCGCGCGATCGAGTTCACCGATCGTCCTATCGCACACCAAGGAAAATAA
- a CDS encoding alpha/beta hydrolase — protein sequence MAFWKSTAPRTVRRGHMWISGNRIERDGETYQCGPLFVEWEAPEQATRPWPIVLVHGGGYQGTEWFDTPDGRPGWAQRLVEAGYAVLVVDRPGQGRSPYHVETMGPMGPGFSYEHGRDIYFPTKYEDQHTQWPFARDDEAAMDGFIAGYGPLPADLAFSEDMEADRIAKLLDRIGPAILLTHSASGPVGWVVADRRPGLVKAIVAVEPMGPPFADIPNIGSLTWGLAAVPLNWEPSVATPEDLRAAAAGAHRLPALAGLPIVAVTAEASAFAAASRPAVEQLKAAGSQAELLHLPDHGVFGNGHGLIYEKNSDDALMPVLNWLIENTETPTQRKQ from the coding sequence TTGGCCTTCTGGAAAAGTACTGCCCCCCGCACCGTGCGTCGCGGCCATATGTGGATTTCTGGCAATCGTATCGAACGAGACGGAGAGACGTACCAATGCGGCCCGCTTTTCGTTGAGTGGGAAGCGCCGGAGCAGGCCACGCGTCCGTGGCCGATTGTGCTTGTGCATGGCGGTGGCTATCAGGGAACCGAGTGGTTCGACACGCCGGATGGCCGTCCAGGCTGGGCACAACGTCTGGTGGAAGCAGGCTACGCGGTTCTCGTGGTCGACCGTCCTGGACAAGGACGATCGCCGTACCACGTCGAGACGATGGGGCCGATGGGACCGGGGTTCTCGTATGAACACGGGCGCGATATCTACTTCCCGACAAAATATGAAGATCAACACACCCAATGGCCTTTTGCCCGGGATGACGAGGCGGCGATGGACGGGTTCATCGCCGGCTATGGCCCGCTTCCCGCAGACCTCGCGTTCTCCGAGGACATGGAGGCGGACAGGATCGCAAAGCTGCTGGACAGGATTGGCCCGGCGATTCTCCTGACGCACTCAGCGTCGGGACCGGTCGGTTGGGTAGTGGCAGATCGTCGGCCCGGGCTGGTCAAAGCGATCGTCGCCGTTGAGCCGATGGGCCCCCCGTTTGCGGATATTCCCAATATCGGGTCGCTCACATGGGGCCTCGCGGCGGTGCCGCTGAACTGGGAGCCGTCCGTCGCCACACCTGAAGATCTGCGGGCTGCTGCTGCTGGCGCGCACCGGCTGCCTGCGCTCGCCGGTTTGCCGATCGTCGCCGTCACTGCCGAAGCCTCAGCCTTCGCCGCCGCCAGTCGCCCCGCTGTTGAGCAACTGAAAGCGGCTGGCAGCCAGGCGGAACTGTTGCATCTTCCCGACCATGGTGTGTTCGGAAACGGCCACGGTCTCATCTACGAGAAGAACTCCGATGACGCACTGATGCCGGTGTTGAACTGGCTTATCGAGAACACGGAAACCCCAACTCAGCGAAAGCAATGA
- a CDS encoding DNA/RNA non-specific endonuclease: MKKWLACLFFAAAAHASAAPSCTGFTPNAQWPVLTNQKMAPKTRLLCYGDFAVLHSGVTHGPLWSAEHLTREHIEEAKDRVRTNKFFEDARLPDGEGATLADYKRSGFDRGHMSPAGNRWNDEAMAQSFSLANVVPQNRQNNQRLWARIESAVRKIALAYDDTYVVTGPLFTGRQVQTIGPTRVLVPTQLYKVVYVPSRQLAFAIVVDNVATNRYDMRTIHELEAMSGIRFPGIPDNLKDQRPGGLKGV, from the coding sequence ATGAAGAAGTGGCTTGCCTGTCTGTTTTTCGCCGCCGCCGCCCATGCGAGCGCGGCGCCTTCCTGCACCGGGTTCACGCCGAATGCGCAATGGCCCGTCCTCACCAACCAGAAGATGGCGCCGAAAACGCGCCTGCTTTGCTATGGCGATTTCGCGGTACTGCATTCGGGTGTTACGCACGGTCCGCTGTGGTCGGCCGAGCATCTGACGCGCGAGCACATCGAAGAAGCGAAGGATAGGGTGCGCACCAACAAGTTCTTCGAAGACGCGCGCCTGCCTGATGGCGAAGGCGCGACGCTCGCCGACTACAAACGCAGCGGCTTCGATCGCGGTCATATGAGTCCGGCGGGTAATCGCTGGAACGATGAGGCGATGGCGCAATCCTTCTCGCTCGCGAACGTCGTGCCGCAAAACCGTCAGAACAACCAACGATTGTGGGCACGCATCGAAAGCGCGGTGCGCAAGATCGCGCTCGCCTACGACGACACATACGTCGTCACCGGACCACTGTTCACCGGCCGGCAAGTGCAGACGATCGGACCGACGCGCGTGTTGGTGCCGACTCAGTTATACAAGGTCGTCTATGTGCCGTCGCGTCAACTCGCATTCGCCATCGTGGTCGATAATGTAGCGACCAACCGCTACGACATGCGCACGATTCACGAACTCGAAGCGATGTCGGGCATCCGTTTTCCGGGCATTCCGGACAACCTCAAGGACCAGCGGCCAGGAGGACTAAAAGGTGTTTAA
- a CDS encoding DUF3564 domain-containing protein: protein MRLTILINGSDPTVSHDYAVLWLDTDEHRWSREAHQGIDLPPWGELRDENGVTTLCAPSADAPVCTLRGLHVDRKERVSAAQGAAAWTALQTRKATSGFWRLQAVDRQKVCAENSVFGN from the coding sequence ATGCGACTGACCATCCTGATTAACGGTTCCGATCCCACCGTAAGCCATGACTACGCTGTGCTCTGGCTCGATACCGACGAACATCGGTGGTCGAGAGAAGCGCATCAAGGGATCGACCTGCCCCCCTGGGGCGAACTGCGCGACGAGAACGGCGTGACCACGCTGTGCGCACCGAGCGCCGACGCGCCGGTCTGTACGTTGCGCGGCCTGCACGTCGATCGCAAGGAGCGAGTGAGCGCCGCGCAAGGCGCCGCGGCATGGACCGCGCTGCAAACGCGCAAGGCGACGAGTGGATTCTGGCGCTTGCAGGCAGTGGATCGTCAAAAAGTCTGCGCTGAAAACAGCGTGTTCGGTAATTAA
- a CDS encoding GNAT family N-acetyltransferase, which translates to MSAPLQIRAVNRDDFDAWLPLWDAYNAFYGRSGETALPREITHITWNRFFDGYEPMHAFVADRAGQLHGIVHFLYHRHTTMAGPICYLQDLYTLDSERGKGVGRALIEAVYARAKADGAQRVYWQTHETNRTAMQLYDKVADKSGFVIYRKSL; encoded by the coding sequence ATGTCCGCCCCGCTGCAGATTCGCGCCGTCAACCGTGACGATTTCGATGCATGGCTGCCGCTATGGGACGCCTACAACGCGTTTTATGGCCGCTCGGGCGAGACCGCGTTGCCGCGCGAGATCACCCACATTACGTGGAACCGCTTTTTCGATGGCTACGAGCCGATGCATGCGTTCGTCGCGGACCGCGCCGGGCAGTTGCATGGCATCGTGCATTTCCTCTATCACCGTCACACGACGATGGCCGGACCGATCTGCTATCTGCAAGACCTGTACACGCTCGATAGCGAGCGCGGCAAGGGCGTCGGCCGTGCGCTGATCGAGGCAGTCTATGCACGGGCAAAAGCCGACGGTGCGCAACGCGTGTACTGGCAGACGCACGAGACGAATCGCACCGCGATGCAGCTCTATGACAAGGTCGCGGACAAGTCGGGCTTTGTGATTTATCGCAAGTCGCTTTAA
- a CDS encoding SpoIIE family protein phosphatase — MEIFSARRDMQSLAVIDNHRPIGLINRDIFMSQMSRPFHRELYDKKSCIAFMDKEPLIVDADVSIEALTFRTVEAGEKALVDGFIVTREGLFSGLGSGLQLISAVAEMQAEKNRQIMQSIEYASVIQRAMLRASSETLSMKLRDAAMVWEPRDVVGGDFYHFAAFPNGWFGAVADCTGHGVPGAFMTLLASASLSKALEHIGPRDPAALLAAVNRNVKGLLGQVSRAAEGNQSNDGLDTALFWFDATESMLHFAGARIALHILSPDAAEFETIGADRMGVGYVDSRADYAWRLHSIPVTAGSLLFIYTDGLADQIGGPRNISFGRRRALDLIVENRAETPATICERVRLALAQWQGNQPRRDDVTLFCARI, encoded by the coding sequence ATGGAGATCTTCTCTGCGCGCCGCGATATGCAAAGTCTCGCTGTCATCGACAACCACCGTCCCATCGGCCTGATCAACCGCGATATTTTTATGTCGCAAATGAGCAGGCCGTTCCATCGAGAGCTTTACGACAAGAAAAGCTGCATCGCGTTCATGGACAAAGAGCCGCTCATCGTCGATGCCGACGTGAGCATCGAAGCGCTGACGTTCAGAACGGTCGAAGCGGGAGAAAAGGCGCTGGTCGATGGTTTCATCGTGACTCGCGAGGGACTCTTCTCGGGCCTGGGGAGCGGTCTACAGCTGATCAGCGCGGTCGCGGAAATGCAAGCGGAGAAGAACCGCCAGATCATGCAGAGCATCGAGTACGCCAGCGTGATACAGCGCGCGATGTTGCGTGCTTCCAGCGAGACGCTGTCGATGAAGCTGCGCGACGCAGCGATGGTCTGGGAACCTCGCGACGTCGTCGGCGGCGATTTCTATCATTTCGCGGCGTTTCCGAACGGCTGGTTTGGCGCGGTCGCCGATTGCACCGGACATGGCGTTCCCGGCGCCTTCATGACCTTGCTTGCTTCGGCGTCACTGTCGAAGGCGCTCGAGCACATCGGTCCGCGCGATCCGGCCGCACTGTTGGCGGCCGTCAATCGAAACGTCAAGGGCTTGCTGGGACAAGTGAGCCGTGCCGCCGAAGGAAATCAATCCAACGACGGCCTCGATACAGCACTCTTCTGGTTCGATGCCACCGAAAGCATGTTGCATTTTGCGGGGGCGAGGATCGCGCTGCACATTCTGTCGCCTGACGCGGCAGAGTTCGAAACGATCGGAGCCGACCGGATGGGCGTCGGTTATGTGGACAGCCGCGCCGACTACGCGTGGCGCTTGCACTCGATTCCGGTCACGGCGGGCAGCCTGCTGTTCATCTACACCGACGGCCTCGCCGATCAGATCGGCGGCCCGCGCAACATTTCTTTCGGCCGGCGCCGTGCGCTCGACCTGATCGTCGAAAACCGCGCCGAAACCCCCGCGACGATTTGCGAGCGCGTCCGGCTCGCGCTCGCGCAATGGCAAGGCAACCAACCGCGCCGTGACGACGTCACGCTTTTCTGCGCCCGCATTTAG
- a CDS encoding EthD family reductase, translating to MSQLVSQTVYVTYEGAPGDRFDRSYYVERHLPLVMQAWQRYGLESVAAFFPPMTHVGTLAICECRFRDKAAIETAFGSPETREVMADVPSFTDLAPTRLRVTPL from the coding sequence ATGTCGCAACTTGTATCGCAGACCGTCTATGTCACCTACGAAGGTGCGCCAGGAGACCGTTTTGATCGGAGCTACTACGTCGAACGTCACCTGCCGCTCGTGATGCAGGCATGGCAGCGCTACGGCCTTGAGAGCGTCGCGGCCTTCTTTCCGCCGATGACGCATGTCGGCACCCTCGCGATTTGTGAATGCCGTTTTCGAGACAAAGCGGCAATTGAAACCGCCTTCGGATCTCCAGAAACCCGGGAGGTCATGGCCGACGTTCCGAGTTTCACCGACCTTGCACCAACACGCTTGCGCGTCACTCCGCTCTGA
- a CDS encoding SiaB family protein kinase codes for MSPLLEQDSAFFELAQRRNVLFYHKGYFSHNIVASMGEVVKLQLEVAGVSGPTRRKLFSSFIELAQNIVHYSSNALEPGGERAGEIREGAVCISRHGEHHVMLCVNPIATAEVEGLRNRLEPLRNMSVEEIRQAYKVSLRTDAPKDSKGAGLGFLTMARDASAPLEFAFHPRADEPDTTLFCLTAII; via the coding sequence ATGTCCCCACTCCTAGAACAAGACAGCGCCTTTTTCGAACTTGCGCAGCGACGCAATGTGCTCTTCTATCATAAGGGCTACTTCTCCCATAACATTGTCGCGTCGATGGGCGAGGTCGTGAAACTGCAGCTGGAAGTCGCCGGCGTGAGCGGTCCTACTCGCCGCAAACTTTTTTCGTCCTTTATCGAGCTGGCGCAGAACATCGTTCACTACTCGTCGAACGCTCTGGAGCCTGGCGGCGAACGGGCAGGCGAGATACGCGAGGGCGCCGTGTGCATCTCCAGGCATGGCGAGCATCACGTGATGTTGTGTGTCAATCCGATCGCGACCGCCGAGGTCGAAGGCCTGCGAAACAGGCTGGAGCCGCTGCGCAACATGTCTGTTGAAGAAATCAGGCAGGCGTACAAGGTGTCGTTGCGCACTGACGCTCCGAAAGACAGCAAGGGCGCCGGCCTCGGCTTCCTGACGATGGCGCGCGATGCGAGCGCACCACTTGAATTCGCTTTTCATCCGCGTGCCGACGAACCCGACACGACGCTGTTTTGCCTCACGGCCATCATCTGA